One Oryza glaberrima chromosome 10, OglaRS2, whole genome shotgun sequence DNA segment encodes these proteins:
- the LOC127752962 gene encoding uncharacterized protein LOC127752962 has protein sequence MEASPSRSDSFSHGWLRRKARPAASFERLVGGEGDAVDVDGDLGHSFNGSVVSFIDMDPAELFSMRWTSLTAAAEEEEDHDDDDFDFGMPYVAGAQCSSPLLVGAGRALSDGHHHHLLLPCEPGVVVARDRTASYADAPSPSPSSPLFHSALSTPASVITTASSRRAGAGSGKARAPLLATRRILLRYLRFLVPLCRKVRSLPLRVLSPRSAKGSLAAASSSASPARRSTSSSYASAAEYWCHGNADTAVRDAILYCKKSIGQDM, from the exons ATGGAGGCCTCGCCGTCACGCAGCGACAGCTTCTCACACGGTTGGCTCAGGCGgaaggcgcggccggcggcgtccttcgagcgcctcgtcggcggcgagggcgatgCCGTGGATGTCGACGGCGATCTCGGGCATTCGTTCAACGGCTCTGTCGTGTCGTTCATCGACATGGACCCCGCGGAGCTCTTCTCGATGCGGTGGACGTCGttgacagcggcggcggaggaggaggaggaccacgacgacgacgacttcgaCTTCGGCATGCCGTACGTCGCCGGCGCGCAGTGCTCCTCCCCGCTGCTGGTCGGCGCCGGGCGCGCCCTCTCcgacggccaccaccaccacctcctcctcccgtgcGAGCCGGGCGTCGTTGTGGCCCGTGACCGCACGGCGTCGTACGCCgacgcgccgtcgccgagcccgtcgtcgccgctgttCCACTCGGCGCTGAGCACGCCGGCGTCCGTGATCACCACCGCCAgctcgcgccgcgccggcgccggcagcggcaAGGCGAGGGCGCCGCTGCTGGCGACGAGGAGAATCCTTCTCAGGTACCTGCGGTTCCTCGTGCCGCTGTGCCGGAAGGTGAGGTCGCTCCCGCTGCGCGTGCTCTCGCCGCGGTCGGCCAAGggtagcctcgccgccgcgtcgtcgtcggcgtccccGGCGCGGCGGTCCACGTCGAGCAGCTACGCCAGCGCGGCGGAGTACTGGTGCCACGGCAATGCCGACACCGCCGTGCGCGACGCCATCCTCTACTGCAAGAAATCCATC GGACAGGATATGTAA
- the LOC127752416 gene encoding uncharacterized protein LOC127752416 has product MDQKGFDGDRSESRLYVGNLDFRVSESDIIKMFSPFGKIIAEDFLWHTRGPKRGEPRGYAFVQYTTKEEAQLAKEKMNGRLVCGRPVVVHLASEKCFVDSGNSHRAMKDKKLAGGSGSKSVQTDRAAKIAAIKHKLKSLEDEGCSTKRPRFKSDDLPGSGKQSDKKC; this is encoded by the exons ATG GATCAGAAGGGTTTCGACGGCGATAGGTCGGAGAGTAGGCTCTATGTGGGGAATTTGGATTTTAGGGTATCAGA GTCTGACATTATCAAGATGTTTTCTCCATTTGGGAAGATTATAGCTGAGGATTTCTTGTGGCACACACGCGGCCCGAAGCGAGGCGAGCCCCGTGGCTATGCCTTCGTTCAGTACACCACCAAAGAG GAAGCACAGTTGGCGAAGGAAAAGATGAACGGCAGGTTGGTCTGTGGACGCCCTGTGGTGGTTCACCTGGCTAGTGAGAAGTGTTTCGTGGACTCCGGAAATTCCCACAGAGCAATGAAGGACAAGAAACTGGCAGGTGGTTCAGGAAGCAAATCGGTACAGACTGACCGTGCCGCGAAGATAGCTGCCATAAAGCACAAGTTGAAATCCTTAGAGGATGAGGGATGCAGTACAAAAAGACCAAGATTTAAGTCAGATGACTTGCCGGGCAGCGGCAAGCAATCTGATAAGAAGTGCTGA
- the LOC127752413 gene encoding receptor-like protein kinase HERK 1 yields MAAIVLLLFLVVGLMPVSNGQTTPFSPLFSVYLACGAGGNVVVTSDSPQRTFVPDDGELSGKSARFSNPDASPPSPLYAAARAGTSGFSYRLSYAAAAAPDGNTTLVLRLHFFPFASQSGDLLSARFSVSAMGRYVLLPSSFSPPRAGVVREFLLPSDGSGEFNVTFTPEAGGLAFVNAIELFPAPQELLWKFPLTAVNTDVSPSHQALETLYRLNVGGPTVTPTDDTMWRTWLPDDSYLSPATVSAVASIQGLINFDPTQGYTRMVAPDAVYKSQRTTNSSTSNVTWTFAADGNSSYVVRLHFCAFEELSSVIGEGVDFNVYLMQAMGTRELKAKDYATLSMPIQAFYVDYVTVVPTGGENLTVSIGRAASSDSKKAILNGLEIMKLRAVDMTPASSSGKTSKVVVVAVIAAVLGAAVLAGVALCVLLVRRRQRRATLPVPEEEEKESVGTPWSPFTPDGEGSFGSAVVTPRRMNMKLHIPLAEIMVATGDFDDANILGVGGFGNVYRGVLRDGTRVAVKRAKRASRQGFPEFQTEILVLSSIRHRHLVSLIGYCNERSEMILVYELMAHGTLRSHLYGSDAAAPPPPPLSWKQRLEICIGAAKGLHYLHTGHSDNIIHRDVKSTNILLGDGFVAKVADFGLSRVGPSTGQTHVSTAVKGSFGYLDPEYFKTRQLTDRSDVYSFGVVLFEVLCARPAIDQSLPPDEINLAEWAMQWSRRGRFDKIVDPAVAGDASTNSLRKFAETAGRCLADYGEQRPSMGDVVWNLEYCLQLQESQPSTETALDLDDSGAHLPRDIVVARRVAPLAPDASADAAGDDMSWSETASFTATGNVFSQIMSRDGR; encoded by the coding sequence ATGGCCGCTATCGTTTTGCTGCTCTTCCTTGTCGTGGGTTTGATGCCGGTTTCCAATGGGCAGACGACGCCCTTCTCCCCGCTATTCTCCGTCTACCTCgcctgcggcgccggcgggaacgTCGTCGTGACGTCCGACTCGCCGCAGCGGACTTTCGTCCCGGACGACGGCGAGCTGTCCGGGAAGTCCGCGAGGTTCAGCAACCCCGACGCGAGCCCGCCGTCCCCTCTctacgccgcggcgcgcgcggggacgAGCGGCTTCTCGTACCGGCTCAGCtacgctgccgccgcggcgcccgacGGCAACACGACGctcgtcctccgcctccacttctTCCCCTTCGCGTCGCAGTCCGGCGACCTCCTCTCGGCGCGGTTCAGCGTCTCCGCCATGGGGAGGTACGTCCTCCTGCCTTCTtccttctcgccgccgcgcgccggcgtGGTGAGGGAGTTCCTCCTCCCGTCCGATGGCTCCGGCGAATTCAACGTCACCTTCACGCCCGAAGCAGGGGGGCTCGCCTTCGTCAACGCCATCGAGCTGTTCCCCGCGCCGCAGGAGCTTCTGTGGAAGTTCCCCCTGACGGCGGTCAACACCGACGTCTCGCCGTCGCATCAGGCGCTGGAGACACTGTACCGGCTCAACGTCGGCGGCCCAACGGTGACGCCGACGGACGACACCATGTGGCGAACATGGCTCCCCGACGACTCCTACCTCTCCCCGGCGACGGTCTCGGCGGTGGCCAGCATCCAGGGCCTGATCAACTTCGACCCGACGCAAGGCTACACGCGGATGGTCGCGCCGGATGCCGTGTACAAGTCGCAGCGCACGACGAACTCGTCCACGTCGAACGTGACATGGACGTTCGCCGCCGACGGCAACAGCAGCTACGTCGTCCGCCTCCACTTCTGCGCCTTCGAGGAGCTCAGCTCCGTCATCGGAGAAGGCGTCGACTTCAATGTTTATCTGATGCAAGCCATGGGTACCCGGGAATTGAAGGCCAAGGACTACGCGACACTGAGCATGCCGATCCAGGCTTTTTATGTGGACTATGTCACCGTGGTGCCGACCGGCGGCGAGAACCTCACGGTGAGCATCGGCAGGGCGGCGAGCAGTGACAGCAAGAAGGCGATACTGAACGGGCTGGAGATCATGAAGCTCAGAGCCGTTGATATGACTCCGGCGAGCTCGTCCGGCAAGACGAGCAAGGTCGTCGTCGTAGCCGTGAtcgcggcggtgctcggcgcGGCGGTTCTAGCAGGTGTGGCATTGTGCGTACTGCTTGTGCGGCGGAGACAGCGGCGGGCGACGCTGCCtgtgccggaggaggaggagaaggagagcgTGGGGACGCCGTGGTCGCCGTTCACGCCGGACGGCGAGGGCTCGTTCGGCAGCGCCGTGGTCACGCCGCGGAGGATGAACATGAAGCTCCACATCCCGCTCGCCGAGATCATGGTGGCGACGGGGGACTTCGACGACGCAAAcatcctcggcgtcggcgggttCGGGAACGTGTACCGCGGCGTGCTCCGCGACGGCACCCGCGTCGCCGTGAAGCGCGCCAAGCGCGCGTCCAGGCAGGGGTTCCCGGAGTTCCAGACTGAGATCCTGGTGCTCTCCAgcatccgccaccgccacctcgtctcGCTCATCGGCTACTGCAACGAGCGGTCGGAGATGATCCTCGTGTACGAGCTCATGGCGCACGGCACCCTGAGGAGCCACCTGTACGGctccgacgccgcggcgccgccgccgccgccgctgtcgtggAAGCAGCGGCTGGAGATCTGCATCGGCGCGGCGAAGGGGCTCCACTACCTGCACACCGGCCACTCCGATAACATCATCCACCGCGACGTCAAGTCGACGAAcatcctcctcggcgacggctTCGTGGCGAAGGTGGCCGACTTCGGGCTGTCCCGCGTCGGGCCATCGACGGGGCAGACGCACGTGAGCACGGCGGTGAAGGGCAGCTTCGGCTACCTCGACCCGGAGTACTTCAAGACGCGGCAGCTCACCGACCGCTCCGACGTCTACTCCTTCGGCGTCGTCCTCTTCGAGGTGCTGTGCGCGCGGCCGGCGATCGACCAGAGCCTCCCGCCCGACGAGATCAACCTCGCGGAGTGGGCGATGCAGTGGAGCCGGAGGGGCCGGTTCGACAAGATCGTCGacccggccgtcgccggcgacgccagcACGAACTCGCTCCGGAAGTTCGCGGAGACCGCCGGGAGGTGCCTCGCGGACTACGGCGAGCAGCGGCCGTCCATGGGCGACGTGGTGTGGAACCTCGAGTACTGCCTCCAGCTGCAGGAGAGCCAGCCGAGCACCGAGACGGCGCTGGACTTGGACGACAGCGGCGCGCACCTGCCACGGGACATCGTCGTGGCGAGGCGGGTGGCGCCGCTCGCGCCCGATGCTTCGGCGGACGCCGCCGGAGACGACATGAGCTGGTCGGAGACGGCGAGCTTCACGGCGACGGGCAACGTGTTCTCGCAGATTATGTCCCGCGATGGTAGATGA